In Pirellula sp. SH-Sr6A, the DNA window CCTCTCGCCTCTCGCCCCTCGCCCCTCGCCCCTCGCCTCTCGCCACTCGCCACTCGACCCTCGCCACTCGCCACTCGACCCTCGCCACTCGACCCTCGCCACTCGACCCTCCGGCTCGCACTCGCCAAAAACCAGGGTTTTCTGCGAATCAAACCGAACATAAGAAACATTATCGGACGTTGCGGAGCGGGGAAATTCCTCCCTTCCCCACCCACGACCCAGCCCTTGGCGGTTGCTCAGCCAGTAAGCTGTAGGGGTTGCGTCCACCTTGACGCGATGAAAACGGCTACCGATTACGGAAACTTTACGGGCTTTTGATCGAGAACGATTGCACCATGACTCCTGACCGACGGCAGTTTTGCCTCTCCGCAGCGATGGCTCTGGCAGCAGGGACGTTCCCCCTCCGCGCTGCACAACCTTTCCCCCGCCCGGCGTCTTTGGGCACCTCCGGCTCCGTACCCGAACTCGGGAAACGTCTCTCGGACGAACAAGCCGCCGAGATCGCGCAACTCGCCCTATCCGGGATCGATCGGGAATATCCGAATAAACCGAACCAAGTCCTGCGAGGCCCCGAGGACGTCCTCTCCCCAAAACAAATGCACCCCGCGTTCTACGGATGCTTTGACTGGCACAGCAGCGTCCACGGGCACTGGGTACTCGCCCACCTCCTTCGTCACTACCCTACCCACTCGCTCGCCGATCCTTCTCGCCAAAAGCTTTCTGCAAGTCTCTCTGCGTCAAACCTTCTCGCCGAAACTCGCTACTTCGATTCGAAAGAAAACCGATCCTTCGAACGGATGTACGGATGGGCTTGGCTCCTGCAACTCGCCACCGAACTCCACCCGTTCGCCGACCCAGAAGCTCAACGATGGCGCGGCGCGTTGCGACCTTTAGAAGAAAAGATCGTTGCACTGACGATCGACTATCTACCCAGACTGTCGTTTCCCATTCGGACCGGAGTCCACCCCGATACCGCCTTCGCACTCGGACTCACCCTCGATTACGCGAAAACCGTCGGCAATGAAGCTCTTCTCTCTCTGGTCCTTCAACGCGCTCGCGACTACTACCTTCGCGATCAGTCCGCTACCGCCGCGTTCGAACCCTCCGGTGAAGATTTCTTTTCTCCCACGCTCAATGAAGCCGACTTGATGCGCCGCGTTCTCTCTCCCGATGAATTCACCGCATGGCTCGCGGCGTACTTGCCGGAACTGTTCCAGAACGACTCCGACGGAAACCCATCCTCGAACTCCAAACTTCTTCAACCCGTGGAAGTAAGCGATGTGACCGACGGTAAATTAGTCCATCTTGCAGGCCTCGATTTCTCTCGAGCCTGGTGCATGCTGGGTATCGCCCATTCGCTATCGAACTCGGACCCATTGCGAACTCGGCTTCTTCAGTCCGCCCGAGAACACGCGCGCGTCGGCTTTCAATACGTCTTCAGCGGTCACTACGAAGGAGAGCATTGGCTCGGAACATTCGCCCTTTTCACGCTCGCTGCAAGCCTGCAAGCAACGCCTAAATAAACCAATCGTTGCACCGAATTAGCGAGGCAATATATCGCTGGGCCAACCGGGCTGTATGCCCCCGTTGCTCGGTGGATATCCCGTGCTGGACGGATAGGATGCTCCCCCCTGCCCCGCTGGCTGACTCCCTCCCAAAGGAGGCCATAGATTGCCGCTAGGCGCTGGGGTCGGGCTGCTGGGTTGAAACCAAGATCCGCTCGTTTCATTACCCACCGGAGATGGGCTCAAGGTTCCTCCCCACCCCCCCTGCCCTGCCTCGGACACAGGATACCCCGCGGGAACTTGGCCATCCGGCCACTGATTCTGCTGCAACTTCTGTTCTACATTTTGAATGTACGGCCCGACAACTTGTTTGATCTCAACCGGCAGCAATCCACCCGCGCTCGCCAGGATGCGACTGATATAAAGCCCGCTCTTCGAGTTGGCGATCCGCTGCTGTTGAGCGGGTCCAAGCAATGACATCGCAAACATCGTGATCAAAAGGCAAAATAGAATACCTTTGACCAAACCAAAGCCTGCACCCAAGTGTCGATCGAATTCGCGCAACTTCACCTTGTCGATCGAGGTGCTGACCAAACGAAAGGCCATCCAGATCACGAAGCTCGATCCGAAGTACAGCAACAGCATGGCCAAAAACAGATTCCAAGGCGGATCAGCGTTGATCATCTTGGCCACTTCATTGCGAAAGTGGTACGCGACAAAATAGCTGGCCACAATCGAGGCCAGCGAAGCGACCTGCCAGGCAAAACCTTTGATTGCCCCGAAGATCGTTGTCGCAGCTAGCACGATCAGCATGATGATGTCGTACGTTTGCATAGTGCTCGCATTCCTTTGCTCTGCAGGTGGACTGGAAGCGCGGACTATATCGCGATTGCCCAACCTCCGTAAATACCCATTCTCGATTTCCCGACCGACCTTACGCTCCCCCCTGCTCTTTTGATATGCATCTCCCCTGCCCTCCCCTGCCCCGTTGGCCGGCCGAGGAAACAGGTATCTCAGAATGCAGCCATTCCTAGGCCGGATCGATGCCGGTTCCATTTCGCTAGCAAAGCGTTGAAGATCATGGCAGACTTTCGAACCCACATGACGGTGAGCACGGTCGCAGGCGTTCTTTACGGGTTGGGAGGATATCAATCAGGACTATCGATCGAAAGCTGCGTGATCGGTGGGGCGCTCTGCAGCGTCAGCGGAATGCTGCCGGATCTGGATAGCGATTCGGGCATTCCTTTGCGAGAAGCGATCGGATTCGCCTCGGCGGTCATTCCCATGCTCTTGGTAGAGCGTTTGCGTCGAATCGGAATGAGTCATGAGATGATGTTGGTCACGACCATCGGTGTCTATTTCTTTTTGCGATTTGGCATCGCGGAACTCTTTCGACGCTACACCGTTCACCGAGGGATGTGGCACAGCATGCCGGCCGCGCTCTCCGCCGCCCTTTTTGCCTTCCTCGTCAGCTCGTGCGACAACATGAGCCTTCGACTGTTCAAAACACTGGCGATCTTCATCGGCTTCATGTCGCACATTCTTCTCGACGAAATTTGGTCCGTCGAATTTCGACGAGGTCGCTACACATTCAAACACAGTTTTGGAACCGCGCTCAAATTCTGGGGGCAAAGCCGTATCGCCAATCTCTTCAGCTACGCATTTTTGATGATACTTTGCATTCTGGCTTACTATGATGAGGGTCTGATGTCGCGGTTCGGTTACATCCCACACACTCCCCAAACCGCGCTCGATTGGTTTCATCACTTCCGTACCCACGCACAGAATTTGTTGACGAGGTAGCTGTCCGAAGATTGCCTCGCCTGATCATGACCTCACTTTATCAAGTCAACATCCGAGCGCTGCTTCGAGACCTGTCCCAAACAAATTGCCGTCCCGCCACATTGGACGACTTGCCGGATGAGCTTCTGAACCAATGGCAATCGCTGGGAATCCACTGGATTTGGCTTCTGAGTGTTTGGCAAACCGGCGAAGCCTCCAAGTTGATCTCGCGACGGCAGGCA includes these proteins:
- a CDS encoding CvpA family protein, with the translated sequence MQTYDIIMLIVLAATTIFGAIKGFAWQVASLASIVASYFVAYHFRNEVAKMINADPPWNLFLAMLLLYFGSSFVIWMAFRLVSTSIDKVKLREFDRHLGAGFGLVKGILFCLLITMFAMSLLGPAQQQRIANSKSGLYISRILASAGGLLPVEIKQVVGPYIQNVEQKLQQNQWPDGQVPAGYPVSEAGQGGWGGTLSPSPVGNETSGSWFQPSSPTPAPSGNLWPPLGGSQPAGQGGASYPSSTGYPPSNGGIQPGWPSDILPR
- a CDS encoding DUF2891 domain-containing protein; the encoded protein is MTPDRRQFCLSAAMALAAGTFPLRAAQPFPRPASLGTSGSVPELGKRLSDEQAAEIAQLALSGIDREYPNKPNQVLRGPEDVLSPKQMHPAFYGCFDWHSSVHGHWVLAHLLRHYPTHSLADPSRQKLSASLSASNLLAETRYFDSKENRSFERMYGWAWLLQLATELHPFADPEAQRWRGALRPLEEKIVALTIDYLPRLSFPIRTGVHPDTAFALGLTLDYAKTVGNEALLSLVLQRARDYYLRDQSATAAFEPSGEDFFSPTLNEADLMRRVLSPDEFTAWLAAYLPELFQNDSDGNPSSNSKLLQPVEVSDVTDGKLVHLAGLDFSRAWCMLGIAHSLSNSDPLRTRLLQSAREHARVGFQYVFSGHYEGEHWLGTFALFTLAASLQATPK
- a CDS encoding metal-dependent hydrolase; translated protein: MADFRTHMTVSTVAGVLYGLGGYQSGLSIESCVIGGALCSVSGMLPDLDSDSGIPLREAIGFASAVIPMLLVERLRRIGMSHEMMLVTTIGVYFFLRFGIAELFRRYTVHRGMWHSMPAALSAALFAFLVSSCDNMSLRLFKTLAIFIGFMSHILLDEIWSVEFRRGRYTFKHSFGTALKFWGQSRIANLFSYAFLMILCILAYYDEGLMSRFGYIPHTPQTALDWFHHFRTHAQNLLTR